The genomic interval TCCCCGACTCGTACGACAGCCGCCTGCTGCTGACGAACGACCGGGTGCTCCACCAGGCCGGGACCGAAGCCGCCCAGGTGGACACGGGGGACTGGACGGGGCTGAAGAAGCTCGCCGGCACCGTCGCCCGGCACAACGACGGGAAACTGACCCGGATCGGCTTCGACCCGAAGATCCCCGAGTTCTTCCCGCTGTGGGCGAAGGCCAACGGCGCCGACCTGATCAGCGCCGACGGCCGCACCGCCGAACTCGACGACCCCAGAGCGGTCCAGGCCCTCGCGTACGCCGTGAGCCTGATCGACGCCCAGGGCGGCTGGAGCCGCTTCAAGTCGCTGCGCGACTCCTTCGACCAGTTCGGCGCGAAGAACCAGTTCGTGAAGGACCAGGTCGGTTCGTACCCGATGGAGGACTGGTACGTGAACGTGCTCGCCGGTGCCTCGCCCGACGTCGATCTCGCGGCCGGCGTCTTCAAGGACCGCGAGGGGAAGACCCTCAACTGGGCCTCGGGGCTCGGCTGGGCCATCCCCAAAGGGGCCAAGCACCCCGAGGCCGCCTGCACGTTCATCAAGAACATGACGTCCACGTCGTCGTGGGTGCACGCGGCGCGGGCGAAGGCGAAGGACGTACGCAAGGCCGGGGCGCCCTACACCGGGGACGTGACCGCCAACATCGAGGCCGACCGGATCATCGAACACGACGTGTGGAAGCCCACGGGTCACGCCGCCTTCGACCAGGCGACCCGCATCGTGTTCGACCTCGCCCGCAAGGGCTTCTCCGTACCGTCCAACGCGGCGGGCACCGAGTTCAAGACGGCCTGGCAGAACGCCGTCAACCGGGTCCTGTCCGGTGAGCAGACCCCGCGGCAGGCCCTCGACCAGGCGCAGCGCGAGGCGCAGAGCGCCCTCGACCTCGCCAACGAGGGGCGGAGGTGACCGGAGTGGCGCATCCCGTGACGACAACACCCGTACGCCACAAGCCGCGTAGCGTCTGGCGGCGTCGTGAGACCTGGGCCGCGTACGGCTTCATCTCGCCGTGGATCGTCGGCTTCCTCGGCTTCACGGCGGGGCCGATGATCGCGAGCCTCGTCCTGTCCTTCACCGACTACGACGGCATCGGCGCCTCGCACAACGTGGGACTCGCCAACTACCGGCAGCTCTTCCAGGACCCGGCCGTCACCAAGTCCCTGCTGAACACCCTGGTGTTCGCGGCGCTCCGCGTGCCGTTGTCCATGGCGTTCGCCCTGCTCCTGGCGATGCTCCTGCTCAGGGCCGGCCGCGCCTCCGGGATCTTCCGCACGCTGTTCTACCTGCCGGTGATGACACCGTCCGTCGCCGTCGGCATCCTCTTCCTGCTGCTGTTCAACGGCAACGTCGGCCTGATCAACCACGTTCTCGGCTTCGTCGGCATCCAGGGCCCGGCCTGGACCACCGACGGCTCCTGGGTCAAGCCGGGACTCGTCCTGACCAGCCTGTGGTCGGTCGGATCCACCGTGATCATCTATCTCGCGGCGCTCAAGGGCGTCCCGAAGGACCTCTACGAGGCGGCGGAACTGGACGGCGCGGGACGGGGGAGGCGCTTCTGGCACGTCACCCTGCCGCAGATATCCGGCACCCTCTTCTTCACCCTCATCGTCAACACGATCGCCGCGCTGCAGACCTTCACCGAGGCGTACACGGCCTTCTTCGGTAGCTCCAACTCGCAGACGTACAACAACGACGCCGCCCTCTTCTACGTCGTGTACCTCTTCCAGCAGGCGTTCCAGTACATGCACATGGGGTACGCCTCGGCCCTCGCCTGGCTGCTGTTCCTCGTGATCCTCCTCATCACGATCGTGCAGGCCAAGGTCAGCAAGCGGTTCGTCTACTACGAGGGGGACCAGCGATGACCCAGCTGACCGCCCGGCCGGAGCCCACCGAGGCTCCCGCCTCCCCGGCGGCCGTCGTCGCGCGCACCGCGCCCCGGCGCCGGGAGACCGAACGGCCCGCGCGCAAGGCCCTGCGGATCGCGAGCCTCCTGGTGGCGGCCGGCGTCTTCCTCTATCCGTTCCTGTGGCTGATCAGCGCCTCCCTGAAGCCCTCGACCGACGTCTTCGACAACGCGCTGATCCCGCGTGTGTGGCAGCTGGACAACTACGCCGAGATCTGGCGGGCCGTCCCCCTGCTCCAGTGGGTCGGCAACAGCATCGCCGTCACCCTCGCGGCGGCCGTCACGGTCACCGTTTCCAGCGCCCTCGTCGCGTTCGGCTTCGCCTACTTCCGGTTTCCCGGGCGTGACGCGCTGTTCGCGCTCGTCATCGGCACGATGATGCTGCCCGCGGTGGTGACCATGGTCCCCCAGTACCTCATCTGGAACTGGCTGCACCTGGCCAGCACCCAGGTCCCGCTGTGGGCACCGAACCTGTTCGGCAGCGCCTTCTACATCTTCCTGCTGCGCCAGTTCTTCCTCGGCCTGCCCCGCGAGCTGTTCGAGGCGGCGCGCATCGACGGAGCCTCCTACTGGACGATGTTCTGGCGCATCGCGGCGCCGCTGTGCCGGCCCGCGCTCATCGTCACCTTCGTCTTCGAGGTGCAGGCTTCCTGGACGGACCTCGTCCGGCCGCTCGTCTACCTGCGCGACCCGCAGCTCTACACCGTTCCGCGCGGGCTGAAGGCCGTGCTGGACCAGTTCGGCGCGGGCGGCGAGATGCGCTGGGACATCGTCTGCGCGGCGAGCGTCGTGGTGACGGTCCCGATGATCATCGCCTTCTTCGTCTGCCAGCGGCATTTCACCGAGGGCATCGCCACCACCGGAAGCAAGGGCTGACCTGTCCATGATCCTCTACGACGACCGGGCCCCGGGCGACCGCGCCGTGCTCGCCCTCGACATCGGCGGCACGAAACTCGCCGCGGGCGTGGTCTCCGGCGACGGCACCGCGCGCTCCTTCGTGACCTGCCCGACGCGGACCGAGGAGGGCCCCGAAGCGGCTCTGCAACGGCTGTTCGCACTCGGCCGGGAGGCGCTGACCGCGGCCGGGATCGCCCCGGAGCGGGCCGCCGACCGACTGGCCGGCTGCGGAGTCGGCTGCGGCGGTCCGCTCGATTCGGCGGGCGGCGTCCTCATCGCACCGCCGCACCTGCCGGGCTGGCTGGACATCCCCATCACCCGGCTCGCCCATGAGCAGTACGGACTGCTCACCGTCCTCGACAACGACGGCACCGCGGGCGCGGCGGGGGAGTGGCGCTTCGGAGCCGGCCGGGGCACCCGCCACCTCGTCTACCTCACCGTGTCGACCGGGATCGGCGGCGGCGTCGTCCTCGACGGCCGCACCTACCGGGGCGCCACCGGAAACGGCGGCGAGCCCGGCCACGTCACCGTCCGCTCCGACGGCCGCCCCTGTCGCGGCTGCGGCCGCACCGGCTGCCTGGAGGCGTACGCCTCGGGCACGTCCATCGCCGAGCGGGCCCGTGAGGCCCTCGCCGCCGGGGACCAGCGGAGCGTTCTCGCCGCACTGCCCCACCCCGGGCCCACGGCCGCCGACGTCGCCGCCGCCGCACGCGACGGCGACCCCCTCGCCACGGCGCTGTGGGACGAGACCACCGACCTGCTGGCCGAGGGCCTTGCCTCCATCGTCAACCTCTACGAACCCGAGCTGGTCGTCCTCGGCGGCGGCGTCACCCGCTCCGGAGAGCAACTTCTGTCCCCGGTGCGGGAGAAGACGCGCCGCCTCGCCATGAGGCCCGCGGCGAACGCCCGCATCGTGCGCGCCCGGGCCGGCGACCGGGCCGGAGTCCTCGGCGCCGCCGCCATCGCCCTCGAACGCCTCGTCGACGACCCCGCCCCCTGCCGGTCGCCTGACCGCCCGGCCCCCCACCGCAATCAGGAGCCCCATGTCCGCCCCAGCCCCCGGCCGCGTCCCCGCACCGCTGCAACTCGACGACCACCTCGCCGCCGCCCGCCGTCTGGAGGAGGTGCTGCCCGCCCTCCACACGGTCGGCGACCTCCTCATCGGCGTGTTCCGGCGCGGCGGCCGCCTCTACACCTTCGGCAACGGCGGCAGCGCCGCCGACGCCCAGCACCTCGCAGGCGAGTTCATCGGCCGCTACCTGCGCGAACGCCGCGCCCTGCCCGCCGTATCCCTCGTCACCGACCCGTCCGTGGTGTCCTGCATCGGCAACGACTACGCGTACGAGGAGGTCTTCGCCCGCCAGGTCGAAGCCCTCGCCACCGCCGACGACATGGTGGTCGGCTTCACCACCTCCGGCCGCTCGGCCAACGTGATTCGCGGCCTGGAGGAAGCCCGCAAGCGGGGCGCCGTCACCGTGCTGTTCGCGGGCGGAGAGCAGGGCGGCATGCCGGCCGCCGCCCACGCCGACCATGTGCTGGTCGCCCCGGCCACCGCCACCGCCCGCATCCAGGAGATGCACCTCACGCTGCTCCACCTGCTCAGTGAGCACGTCGACGCCTGGGCCGCGGGCGTCGCACCGGCCCCCCTTACCGACGCGCGGCAGGAGACCCCCGCATGAGCACCCCCGACCCGACCCCGCCCGTGTCGCCCGCCTCGCGCGAGCGCACCCTCCACCTCGTCGGCAACGCCCACATCGACCCCGTATGGCTGTGGCGCTGGCCCGAAGGGCTCCAGGAGATCCGCGCCACGTTCCGCTCCGCGGTCGACCGCATGGAGGAGTACCCCGACTTCGTGTTCACCTGCGACTCCGTCATGTACCTGGAATGGATCGAGCGGCACGACCCGGAGCTGTTCGAGGAGATCCGCAAGCGGGTCGCCGAAGACCGCTGGCAGATAGTCGGCGGCTGGTGGATCGAGCCGGACTGCAACATCCCCTCCGGTGAGTCCTTCGTCCGCCAGGCTCTCTACGGGCAGCGCTACCTGATCGAGAAGTTCGGGAAGGCGGCCACCGTCGGCTGCAACCTCGACCCGTTCGGCCACAACGCGACCATCCCGCAACTGCTGCGCGGCGCCGGAATGGACGGCTACGTGTTCCTGCGGCCCGGGCCCCACGAGCAGGTGCTGCCCGGCCAGTTCTTCCACTGGGAGGCCCCCGACGGCTCCAGGGTCATCGCCTACCGGCTGCCCAACGAGTACTGCACCCCCGGCAAGGACATCGGCAACCACATAGACAAGTCCCTCGCGATGATGCCGCCGGACGAACCCGAGCTGATGGTGTTCTACGGCGTCGGCAACCACGGCGGCGGCCCCACCAAGGCGAACCTGGACTCCATCGCCCGCCTCGACGCACTCGGCGGCCTGCCCCGCATGGAGCAGAGCCACCCCGAGAAGTTCCTCGCCCGCGTCCGCGACCGCGACGACATCCCCGTGCACACGGGCGAGCTCCAGCACCACGGGCCGGGCTGCTACTCCGCGCACTCCGGCGTCAAGGCGTGGAACCGGCGCGCCGAGAACGACCTCCAGCGCGCCGAGAAATGGGCCGCCGTCGCCGCCGCCGTTGCCGAAGAGGCATACCCGGCGGACCAGTTGACGGAAGCGTGGAAGCTGGTCCTGTTCAACCAGTTCCACGACATCCTGGCCGGCACCTCGATCCGGTCCGCCTACGAGGACGCCCGCGACGACTACGGGCGGGCCCGCTCGATCGCCGCCGAGGTGTTCAACCGCGCCGTGCAGGCGATCGCCCGCCGCGTCGACATCCCGCTGCGCGAGGAAACAGTCCCCCTCGTCGTGTTCAACCCCCACCCGTGGACCCTGGAGTCGGACGTCGAGTTCGAGTACGCGCAGGCCGCCGCCGTGCGCCTGACCGATGACACCGGCGCCCCCGTGCCGGTCCAGCTCACCCGCTCCGAATCCACCATGCAGGGCAGCCGGGGCCGCCTCGCCTTCCGCGCCGAGGTGCCGCCGCTCGGCCTGCGCGTCTACCACCTGCTGCCCGGCGCCGACCGGGGCGGCGACAGCCCGGTGCGCGCCACCGGCACGACGCTGGAGAACGAGCACCTGCGCCTGACGGTCGACCCCGCCACGGGCTGGCTCTCCTCCCTGTACGACAAGGCCACCGGTGCCGAACTGATCCCCGAACGCCCCGGAGCACACGCCGTCGTCGTGGACGATGCCAGCGACACCTGGGGCCACCGCGTCCGCGCCTACGACCGGGCGATCGGCTCCTTCACGCCCAGCCGCGTCCGCCTGGTCGAATCGGGCCCGGTCCGCGCCGTGCTGCGCGTCGAGTCGGCGTACGGCACGTCCACGATGTCCGAGGAGATCGTGCTGTCGGCGGGCGCCCGGCAGGTCGAGGTACGCACCGTGGTCGACTGGCACGAGCGCCTCAAGCTGCTCAAACTGCGGTTCCCGACCGCCCTCACCGACGTGACCGCCACGCACGAGATCCCGTACGGCCACCTGGAGCGCATCCCGGACGGCACCGAGGAGCCCACCCAGGCCTGGGTCGACGTCACCGGCACCCTGCCCGGCGGCACCCGCGCCGGACTCGCCGTCCTCAACGACAGCAAGCACGGCCACGACGTACTCGGCGGCGAGATCGGCACGACCGCCCTCCGCAGCCCCGTGTACGCCTGGCACGAGCCGAGGATCCTCGACGAGGACGGCGTCTACGACTACCTGGACCAGGGACGCCAGGAGTTCCGCTACGCGCTGCTCCCGCACGGCGCCGACTGGCGCGCCGCCGACCCCGTCCGCCGCGCCGCCGAACTCAACCAGCCCCCGTTCGCCCTCCTGGAGACCTTCCACACCGGCCCGGTCCCCCAGCGCGCGAGCTGGGCCGACGACGGTGCCGGCGGTGTCGTGGTCACCGTCGTCAAGGGCGGCGAGGACGGCGACTTCGTCGTGCGCGGGTACGAGTCGCAGGGCCGCCCCGCCACGGTGCGCGTCGCCCTGCCCATGCTGGGCGAACAGCGCTGTGTGGAAGCCGAGTTCGGGCCCCATGAGATCAAGACGTTCCGGATCCCTCGCGACCCCGCGTCACCGGTCGTCGAGACCGACCTGCTCGAACGGCCCCTCGGAGCACCCGGGGGCGCCTCACTCGCGGCCCGGCCGGGCCCGATCGGCGCCTGACAGGCACCCGACCCGACGAAGCCGAGGGCCCGGCGGGCGCTCCGTACACCTGGAAGACGGGAACACGCATGACGGCGCACCGCGCTGCCGCGAGCGGGAACGGCGTGACACTTCGGACCCGGGCACAGGGCGGCCTGGCCGAACTGCCCTACGTCGTCATGCTGCTGACGGACGAGGGGCGGCTGCCGGTCCCCGCCGACGACCTGGTCCGGGACCCCTCGGGCGCCCTCCACCTGCGCGGCGAGGCCCACGGCTTCGCCGCGCGGCTGACCCTCACCCCGCGCCGGGACGAGCCGTCCTACCAGGCCACCCTCACGGTGGACCGCGTCGCCGACCGGGCCCTCGCCGCCGGACTCCGCGTCGAACTGCGGCTCGGCGCGGGCGACGATCCGGGCTGGCTTGTGCCCGGCGCCTTCTACGGCGAGAACCGGCGCGCCGACTGCACCCGCCCCTACCCCCGCTACCACCCCGACCCGGCCGAGTGCGCCGCCGACCCCACCGGCCTGACCTCGCCCGCCTGGTCGCTGCGCGCCGACCGGTGCGCCACGCCCGCCGTGTTCGCCCGCGACACCGAGGGCGGAGCCGCGCTGGCCACCGCCGAGCACGGCCCGCTCGGCGAGCAGGGCGTGGGCTTCGCCGACGACGGCGGCCGACCCGTTCTGCGTCTGCACTTCCCGTACCGCGAGGAGCCCGTCTCCTACTACGGCTCCGGCACCCCGCGCCCGGCCGACACCCCCACCCACCTCTGGCAGCCCGGCGAGCAGCGCACCCTGCGCTTCACCGTCCACCTGCACGACACCGACCCGCACGCCTACGCCCCCGTGCTGCGCACCCTGCACCGGGCGACCCCCGCCCACCCGGAGCCCGCCGCCTGGATCGGCATCGAGGAGGCCGCCCGGCTCTCCGCCGAGGGACTGCACCGCTGGCACTACCGCCCCGACCCGCCCGTCCTCCTGGAAACCGCCGCCTTCGACCGGGAAGCCCTCGGCGAGAACGGCGACCGGCCCGCCATGCACGTCTCCTGGGTGAGCGGCACCCCGTACGCGTACGCCCTGCTGCTCCACGCCCGCCGCGTCGGCGACGAGACCATGGCCCGTGACGCGGCCGCCGTCATCGACCACATCTGCGCCCACCTCACCCCGGGCGGCACGTTCTGGGGCCAGTGGAGCGCGAGCGGCGGCTGGTCCGCCGGATGGACCGGCGACCGGTGCCGCGTGCACGCCCGCACGCTCGGCGACGCCACCCTGTTCACGCTGCGCGCCCTCGCCGCCGAGCGGGCCCACGGCGCGGAGCACCCCGCATGGGACCGGGCCGTACGCTCCAACCTGGCCGCCGCCCTCGCCGGGCAGGACCCCCTCACCGGACGCCTCGCCGCCGCCCACGACACCGAAACCGGCAAACCGCTCGACCACGAGGGCGCCGCCGGGCTCGCCTGGATCGCCGCCCTGGTGGAGGCCGCCGACCTGTTCGGAGAGCCCGCGTACCTCGACGCGGCACGACGGGCCGGAGACGCG from Streptomyces drozdowiczii carries:
- a CDS encoding alpha-mannosidase, whose product is MSTPDPTPPVSPASRERTLHLVGNAHIDPVWLWRWPEGLQEIRATFRSAVDRMEEYPDFVFTCDSVMYLEWIERHDPELFEEIRKRVAEDRWQIVGGWWIEPDCNIPSGESFVRQALYGQRYLIEKFGKAATVGCNLDPFGHNATIPQLLRGAGMDGYVFLRPGPHEQVLPGQFFHWEAPDGSRVIAYRLPNEYCTPGKDIGNHIDKSLAMMPPDEPELMVFYGVGNHGGGPTKANLDSIARLDALGGLPRMEQSHPEKFLARVRDRDDIPVHTGELQHHGPGCYSAHSGVKAWNRRAENDLQRAEKWAAVAAAVAEEAYPADQLTEAWKLVLFNQFHDILAGTSIRSAYEDARDDYGRARSIAAEVFNRAVQAIARRVDIPLREETVPLVVFNPHPWTLESDVEFEYAQAAAVRLTDDTGAPVPVQLTRSESTMQGSRGRLAFRAEVPPLGLRVYHLLPGADRGGDSPVRATGTTLENEHLRLTVDPATGWLSSLYDKATGAELIPERPGAHAVVVDDASDTWGHRVRAYDRAIGSFTPSRVRLVESGPVRAVLRVESAYGTSTMSEEIVLSAGARQVEVRTVVDWHERLKLLKLRFPTALTDVTATHEIPYGHLERIPDGTEEPTQAWVDVTGTLPGGTRAGLAVLNDSKHGHDVLGGEIGTTALRSPVYAWHEPRILDEDGVYDYLDQGRQEFRYALLPHGADWRAADPVRRAAELNQPPFALLETFHTGPVPQRASWADDGAGGVVVTVVKGGEDGDFVVRGYESQGRPATVRVALPMLGEQRCVEAEFGPHEIKTFRIPRDPASPVVETDLLERPLGAPGGASLAARPGPIGA
- a CDS encoding D-sedoheptulose-7-phosphate isomerase — encoded protein: MSAPAPGRVPAPLQLDDHLAAARRLEEVLPALHTVGDLLIGVFRRGGRLYTFGNGGSAADAQHLAGEFIGRYLRERRALPAVSLVTDPSVVSCIGNDYAYEEVFARQVEALATADDMVVGFTTSGRSANVIRGLEEARKRGAVTVLFAGGEQGGMPAAAHADHVLVAPATATARIQEMHLTLLHLLSEHVDAWAAGVAPAPLTDARQETPA
- a CDS encoding extracellular solute-binding protein, which produces MAAPPPQPRDRALRSTTGPRSAGQALVAALVLLPALTGCGGVTFADSRSDTFTTMGFGLGDALAADRLDTARTALKARGLTVKVNEGAFDEQQFLSAVAAGDPPDVVDMDRTLIGGYAARGALLPLTDCLAREHIDTGDYYPNAIAEGSLDRVVYALPDSYDSRLLLTNDRVLHQAGTEAAQVDTGDWTGLKKLAGTVARHNDGKLTRIGFDPKIPEFFPLWAKANGADLISADGRTAELDDPRAVQALAYAVSLIDAQGGWSRFKSLRDSFDQFGAKNQFVKDQVGSYPMEDWYVNVLAGASPDVDLAAGVFKDREGKTLNWASGLGWAIPKGAKHPEAACTFIKNMTSTSSWVHAARAKAKDVRKAGAPYTGDVTANIEADRIIEHDVWKPTGHAAFDQATRIVFDLARKGFSVPSNAAGTEFKTAWQNAVNRVLSGEQTPRQALDQAQREAQSALDLANEGRR
- a CDS encoding carbohydrate ABC transporter permease, with the translated sequence MTTTPVRHKPRSVWRRRETWAAYGFISPWIVGFLGFTAGPMIASLVLSFTDYDGIGASHNVGLANYRQLFQDPAVTKSLLNTLVFAALRVPLSMAFALLLAMLLLRAGRASGIFRTLFYLPVMTPSVAVGILFLLLFNGNVGLINHVLGFVGIQGPAWTTDGSWVKPGLVLTSLWSVGSTVIIYLAALKGVPKDLYEAAELDGAGRGRRFWHVTLPQISGTLFFTLIVNTIAALQTFTEAYTAFFGSSNSQTYNNDAALFYVVYLFQQAFQYMHMGYASALAWLLFLVILLITIVQAKVSKRFVYYEGDQR
- a CDS encoding carbohydrate ABC transporter permease is translated as MTQLTARPEPTEAPASPAAVVARTAPRRRETERPARKALRIASLLVAAGVFLYPFLWLISASLKPSTDVFDNALIPRVWQLDNYAEIWRAVPLLQWVGNSIAVTLAAAVTVTVSSALVAFGFAYFRFPGRDALFALVIGTMMLPAVVTMVPQYLIWNWLHLASTQVPLWAPNLFGSAFYIFLLRQFFLGLPRELFEAARIDGASYWTMFWRIAAPLCRPALIVTFVFEVQASWTDLVRPLVYLRDPQLYTVPRGLKAVLDQFGAGGEMRWDIVCAASVVVTVPMIIAFFVCQRHFTEGIATTGSKG